The following proteins are co-located in the Rheinheimera salexigens genome:
- a CDS encoding hydroxymethylglutaryl-CoA lyase, with translation MSLPTRVRIVEVGPRDGLQNEASVSTSDKIELINQLAAAGHSYIESGAFVSPKWVPQMADSAEVFAGIDRQANVTYAALTPNLKGYESAKLANVSEVAIFGAASEAFSQKNINCSIAESLARFEPVMAAAKRDGIKVRGYVSCVVGCPYQGEVAPSEVARVAKALLDMGCYEISLGDTIGVGTPKTVMAMLDAVSAVVPVEKLAVHFHDTYGQALSNIYVALNRGISVIDSAVAGLGGCPYAAGASGNVATEDVVYLLNGLDISHGVDLNALAAAGRFITDKLGKQPSSKVGLALQAKCSTT, from the coding sequence ATGAGTTTACCTACCCGCGTTCGAATAGTTGAAGTTGGCCCTCGAGATGGTTTGCAAAATGAAGCCAGTGTTAGCACATCTGACAAAATTGAATTGATTAATCAGTTAGCAGCGGCTGGGCATAGCTACATTGAAAGTGGTGCTTTTGTCTCGCCTAAATGGGTGCCACAAATGGCCGACTCTGCCGAGGTTTTTGCCGGTATTGACCGTCAAGCTAATGTCACTTATGCCGCACTAACACCAAATCTAAAAGGCTACGAATCTGCTAAGTTAGCGAATGTATCTGAAGTCGCCATTTTTGGTGCGGCCTCAGAAGCCTTTAGTCAAAAAAATATTAACTGCAGCATAGCCGAAAGTTTAGCCAGATTTGAGCCAGTAATGGCCGCCGCTAAGCGTGATGGCATTAAAGTGCGCGGTTATGTTTCATGTGTTGTTGGTTGTCCTTATCAAGGTGAAGTTGCACCTAGTGAAGTCGCACGAGTCGCTAAAGCTTTACTGGATATGGGCTGCTACGAAATCTCGTTAGGCGACACTATTGGTGTCGGTACACCGAAAACTGTTATGGCAATGCTAGATGCTGTTAGTGCTGTGGTTCCGGTAGAAAAACTAGCCGTACATTTTCATGATACCTATGGTCAAGCGTTAAGTAATATCTATGTCGCACTTAATCGTGGCATCAGCGTCATTGATAGCGCGGTTGCTGGCTTAGGCGGTTGTCCTTATGCGGCGGGTGCATCTGGCAATGTCGCAACTGAAGATGTAGTCTATTTATTAAATGGTTTAGACATCAGCCATGGCGTGGATTTAAATGCCTTAGCGGCAGCTGGCAGGTTTATCACCGACAAGTTAGGCAAGCAGCCTAGTTCTAAAGTAGGATTGGCGCTGCAAGCTAAGTGCAGTACAACTTAA
- a CDS encoding CoA transferase subunit A encodes MAGFNKVVNSYEEAMAGLQDGMTVIAGGFGLCGIPEGLIAQIKKMATKDLTVVSNNCGVDGFGLGILLEDRQIKKMIASYVGENALFEKQLLNGELEVELTPQGTLAEKMRAAGAGIPAFFTATGYGTPVAEGKETREINGRNYVLEESIQGDFAIVRAWKADRYGNLMFRHTAMNFNPMAATAGKITVAEVEEIVEPGELEPSQIHTPGIYVQRVIKGTFEKRIERRTVRQA; translated from the coding sequence ATGGCAGGGTTTAATAAGGTCGTAAATAGCTACGAAGAAGCCATGGCAGGCTTGCAAGACGGTATGACCGTTATTGCGGGTGGCTTTGGTTTATGTGGTATTCCAGAGGGTTTAATCGCACAAATTAAAAAAATGGCGACCAAAGATTTAACCGTGGTATCCAATAATTGTGGTGTTGATGGCTTTGGTTTAGGCATTTTGCTTGAAGACCGGCAGATTAAAAAAATGATCGCCTCTTATGTCGGTGAAAATGCGTTGTTTGAAAAACAATTGCTTAATGGTGAATTAGAAGTAGAACTAACACCACAAGGCACCTTGGCAGAAAAAATGCGTGCAGCCGGTGCGGGTATCCCTGCATTTTTTACGGCGACTGGCTATGGTACTCCTGTAGCTGAAGGCAAAGAAACTCGCGAAATTAATGGCCGCAACTATGTACTTGAAGAATCAATTCAAGGTGATTTTGCCATTGTTCGGGCGTGGAAAGCTGACCGTTATGGCAACTTAATGTTCCGCCATACTGCAATGAACTTCAACCCCATGGCTGCCACTGCTGGTAAAATAACGGTAGCTGAAGTTGAAGAAATTGTTGAACCAGGCGAATTAGAGCCTTCACAAATTCATACCCCGGGAATTTACGTGCAACGTGTTATCAAAGGTACTTTTGAAAAACGCATTGAACGTCGCACCGTTCGTCAAGCTTAA
- a CDS encoding CoA transferase subunit B, with amino-acid sequence MALSREQVAMRVAQELQDGYYVNLGIGIPTLVANYVPEGIEVMLQSENGLLGMGQFPTEENLDADMINAGKETVTAVKGAAIFNSAESFAMIRGGHVDLTVLGAFEVDQNGNIASWMIPGKLIKGMGGAMDLVAGAQNIVVTMTHADKYGNSKLLTDCTLPLTGVGCVKKIVTDLAVLEVRNGAFHLLERAPGISVEEIQQKTAGKLVVDGDIPEMKFN; translated from the coding sequence ATGGCTTTATCTCGTGAACAAGTTGCCATGCGCGTAGCACAAGAACTACAAGATGGTTATTACGTAAATTTAGGTATTGGTATTCCAACCTTAGTGGCGAACTACGTACCAGAAGGTATTGAAGTGATGCTGCAATCAGAAAATGGTTTACTCGGTATGGGGCAATTCCCAACTGAAGAAAATCTAGATGCTGATATGATTAATGCCGGTAAAGAAACCGTTACTGCCGTAAAAGGCGCGGCTATTTTTAACTCAGCTGAAAGCTTTGCCATGATCCGTGGCGGCCATGTTGATTTAACAGTATTAGGCGCCTTTGAAGTGGATCAAAACGGTAATATTGCCAGCTGGATGATCCCAGGTAAATTGATTAAAGGTATGGGCGGCGCTATGGACTTAGTAGCAGGCGCACAAAACATCGTTGTCACCATGACCCATGCCGATAAGTACGGTAACAGTAAACTATTAACTGACTGCACCCTACCGTTAACCGGTGTCGGCTGTGTTAAGAAAATTGTTACTGACCTTGCAGTATTAGAAGTACGTAATGGCGCGTTCCACTTATTAGAGCGTGCTCCGGGTATTTCAGTTGAAGAAATTCAACAGAAAACGGCAGGTAAACTGGTCGTTGACGGTGATATCCCAGAAATGAAGTTTAATTAG
- the parS gene encoding type II RES/Xre toxin-antitoxin system antitoxin, with product MIALVKEFTPPLYQATTIWQQLGIAERGPKLYQALHNGFAYSVFDTLASLSGLDKKQLASVCQLAPATLARRAKVGKFTQDESDRLYRFATVLVAAIALFDNNIAAASRWLTEPVYGLGNKSPLAMLVTSAETQAVLDLIGRLEHGVFA from the coding sequence ATGATTGCGTTAGTTAAAGAGTTTACCCCCCCGCTTTATCAAGCTACTACTATTTGGCAACAGTTAGGTATTGCAGAACGTGGGCCAAAATTATATCAAGCACTGCATAATGGGTTTGCCTATAGCGTATTTGACACCCTTGCTAGTTTATCTGGTTTAGATAAAAAACAATTAGCCTCGGTGTGTCAGTTGGCGCCAGCAACGCTCGCGCGACGGGCTAAAGTCGGCAAATTTACTCAAGATGAAAGTGATCGACTATACCGCTTTGCTACCGTGTTAGTGGCAGCCATCGCCTTATTCGACAACAACATTGCTGCCGCTAGCCGTTGGCTAACCGAACCCGTATATGGTCTTGGCAACAAATCGCCCCTAGCTATGCTAGTAACCTCAGCCGAAACCCAAGCCGTACTCGATTTAATCGGCCGTTTAGAGCATGGGGTATTTGCCTAA
- a CDS encoding RES family NAD+ phosphorylase, with translation MVKSIQLFRLVHSKWLKHAFDGEGARLYGGRWNSKGQQCIYTAGSEALAILEILVHLNNRAALSQFKLFQLTIVRTDLMQINNSTLPISWRDQPATSETARIGDSWLNQNASLALAVPSVLAPRENNILLNPKHANFASCVTNITELDFMPDPRLAL, from the coding sequence ATGGTGAAAAGTATTCAGCTTTTTCGTTTAGTGCATAGTAAATGGCTCAAACATGCTTTTGATGGTGAAGGTGCGCGCTTATATGGAGGGCGTTGGAATAGCAAAGGACAGCAGTGTATATACACCGCAGGAAGTGAAGCTTTAGCTATATTAGAAATTTTAGTGCATTTAAATAATCGTGCAGCGTTAAGTCAGTTCAAGCTATTTCAATTAACTATTGTTAGAACAGACTTAATGCAAATCAATAACAGCACACTGCCAATTAGTTGGCGTGACCAACCGGCAACGAGTGAAACCGCCCGTATTGGTGATAGCTGGCTAAATCAAAATGCCAGTTTAGCACTAGCAGTACCTAGCGTGTTGGCGCCCCGAGAAAACAATATTTTGCTTAACCCTAAACACGCCAACTTTGCTAGTTGTGTTACCAATATTACCGAACTAGACTTTATGCCAGATCCACGTTTAGCGCTTTAA
- a CDS encoding NAD(P)-dependent oxidoreductase: MSKIPNKSSKQVAFIGLGVMGYPMAGFLQQNGYQVTVYNRTTVKAQTWAAEYGGSWAQTPAAAVKDAELVFMCVGNDNDVRSVVYGEHGVLAGMQAATVLIDHTTASAELARELAAAAKQQGIGFLDAPVSGGQAGAEKGILTVMIGGDTADMAKAEAAIQCYARCAKLLGPVGSGQLAKMVNQICIAGVVQGLAEGLNFAQNAGLDAAAVVEVISQGAAQSWQMQNRSATMLQGEYDFGFAVDWMRKDLGIALTEARNNGSHLPLTALVDQFYSEVQQMGGQRWDTSSLLARLKR, encoded by the coding sequence ATGTCAAAAATACCAAACAAATCAAGCAAGCAGGTCGCCTTTATCGGCTTAGGTGTTATGGGTTATCCCATGGCCGGTTTTTTACAACAAAACGGTTATCAGGTCACTGTTTATAACCGCACTACGGTTAAAGCCCAAACATGGGCTGCAGAATACGGTGGGTCTTGGGCGCAAACCCCAGCTGCTGCCGTAAAAGATGCCGAACTGGTGTTTATGTGTGTGGGCAATGATAACGATGTGCGTTCTGTCGTTTATGGCGAACATGGCGTATTAGCCGGTATGCAAGCCGCAACGGTATTGATTGATCATACTACCGCATCGGCAGAATTAGCGCGTGAGTTAGCGGCTGCAGCTAAGCAACAAGGCATTGGATTTTTAGATGCACCTGTTTCTGGTGGCCAAGCTGGTGCAGAAAAGGGCATTTTAACGGTAATGATTGGTGGCGATACTGCGGACATGGCTAAAGCCGAAGCGGCCATTCAATGTTATGCCCGTTGTGCCAAACTGTTAGGGCCTGTTGGTTCAGGCCAATTAGCTAAAATGGTTAATCAAATTTGTATAGCTGGCGTGGTACAAGGCTTGGCTGAAGGTTTAAACTTTGCCCAAAATGCCGGGTTAGATGCAGCGGCCGTGGTTGAAGTAATCTCGCAAGGCGCAGCACAATCATGGCAGATGCAAAATCGTTCAGCAACGATGCTGCAGGGGGAGTACGACTTTGGCTTTGCCGTCGATTGGATGCGCAAAGACTTAGGCATAGCGCTAACAGAAGCCCGAAATAATGGTAGCCATTTACCCTTAACCGCATTAGTTGATCAATTTTATAGCGAAGTACAACAAATGGGTGGCCAGCGCTGGGACACCTCTAGTTTATTAGCGCGTTTAAAGCGCTAA
- a CDS encoding glutathione peroxidase yields MTNIYQFSVDNAQGENVPLQQFENKVLLIVNTASECGFTPQYAQLEALHQTYKDRGLVILAFPCNQFGKQEPGANKDIQQFCQLNYGVNFPVMAKVEVNGPETAPLFDYLKSQARGVLKTRAIKWNFTKFLVNKQGEVIKRYAPRTKPSSMTAAIDQLLIK; encoded by the coding sequence ATGACAAATATATACCAATTCAGTGTAGATAATGCCCAAGGTGAAAATGTACCGCTGCAGCAGTTTGAAAATAAGGTGCTGCTAATTGTGAATACCGCCAGTGAATGTGGTTTTACACCACAATATGCCCAGTTAGAAGCTTTGCACCAAACCTATAAAGATCGCGGCTTAGTTATTTTAGCCTTTCCGTGTAATCAATTTGGTAAGCAAGAGCCTGGCGCCAATAAAGACATTCAGCAATTTTGCCAACTTAATTATGGTGTTAACTTTCCTGTTATGGCCAAAGTAGAGGTTAATGGCCCTGAAACAGCACCGTTATTTGATTATTTAAAAAGCCAAGCTCGCGGCGTTCTAAAAACTCGGGCGATTAAGTGGAATTTCACTAAGTTTTTAGTCAATAAACAGGGCGAAGTAATTAAACGCTATGCGCCCAGAACTAAGCCCAGCAGTATGACTGCGGCGATAGACCAATTATTAATTAAGTAG
- the ffh gene encoding signal recognition particle protein: MFENLSDRLSRSLKNITGRGRLTEDNIKETLREVRMALLEADVALPVVRDFVANVKQRSVGLEVSKSLTPGQEFLKIVQKALEEAMGDANEELVLNTQPPAVIMVAGLQGAGKTTSVAKLAKYLTERKKKKVIVVSADVYRPAAIKQLETLANDINVEFFPSDISQKPVDIVNAAITHARLRQFDVLLVDTAGRLHVDSDMMDEIKALHAAVKPIETLFVVDAMTGQDAANTAKAFNDALPLTGVVLTKADGDARGGAALSIRHITGKPIKFIGMGEKTDALEPFYPDRIASRILGMGDMLGLIEELEQKVDKEKSAKMAQKIMKGKGFSLEDFREQLVQMRGMGGMMSMLDKLPGMKNLPAGAANQMGDKQFVKMEAIINSMTPKERNFPDLLKGSRKKRIAAGSGTQVQDINQLLKQFMQMQKMMKQMSGKGGMMKMMRGMGGKLPPGMLPPR, encoded by the coding sequence ATGTTTGAAAACCTCTCTGACAGATTAAGCCGCAGCCTAAAAAACATTACCGGCCGCGGTCGTCTTACTGAAGACAATATTAAAGAAACCTTACGTGAAGTACGTATGGCGCTGCTTGAGGCTGACGTTGCCTTACCTGTTGTGCGCGACTTTGTTGCGAATGTTAAACAACGCTCAGTCGGTTTAGAAGTTAGTAAAAGCTTAACCCCAGGCCAAGAGTTTCTGAAAATTGTGCAAAAAGCACTTGAAGAAGCCATGGGCGACGCTAACGAAGAACTGGTATTAAATACCCAGCCGCCAGCAGTCATTATGGTTGCCGGTTTACAAGGTGCGGGTAAAACCACCTCTGTTGCTAAATTAGCGAAATATTTAACTGAGCGTAAAAAGAAGAAAGTTATCGTTGTGTCTGCTGACGTTTATAGACCAGCGGCCATTAAACAGCTAGAGACCTTAGCTAACGATATTAATGTCGAATTCTTCCCCAGTGACATCTCGCAAAAGCCAGTTGATATTGTTAACGCCGCTATAACCCATGCTCGGTTACGCCAATTTGATGTGTTATTAGTCGATACCGCTGGCCGTTTGCATGTCGACAGCGACATGATGGACGAAATTAAAGCCTTACACGCTGCGGTTAAGCCTATTGAAACCCTGTTCGTGGTTGACGCGATGACGGGTCAAGATGCCGCTAATACTGCTAAAGCCTTTAACGATGCGTTGCCATTAACGGGTGTAGTATTAACTAAAGCTGACGGTGATGCCCGTGGTGGTGCCGCGTTATCTATTCGGCATATTACCGGTAAGCCGATTAAGTTTATCGGTATGGGCGAAAAAACGGATGCATTAGAGCCGTTTTATCCTGATCGTATCGCGTCGCGTATTCTAGGCATGGGCGACATGCTGGGCTTAATTGAAGAGCTAGAGCAGAAAGTCGATAAAGAAAAATCGGCGAAAATGGCCCAGAAAATAATGAAAGGCAAAGGCTTTTCATTAGAAGATTTTCGCGAGCAATTAGTCCAAATGCGTGGCATGGGTGGCATGATGTCGATGTTAGATAAACTGCCAGGCATGAAAAACTTACCTGCGGGTGCCGCTAATCAAATGGGCGATAAACAATTTGTCAAAATGGAAGCTATTATCAATTCCATGACGCCAAAAGAGCGAAATTTTCCAGATTTGTTAAAAGGCTCGCGTAAAAAGCGCATTGCAGCCGGTTCTGGTACCCAAGTACAAGATATAAATCAGTTGCTAAAGCAGTTTATGCAGATGCAAAAAATGATGAAGCAAATGTCGGGTAAAGGCGGCATGATGAAAATGATGCGTGGCATGGGCGGTAAATTACCACCAGGTATGTTACCTCCACGCTAA
- a CDS encoding cytochrome C assembly family protein, whose product MSTVLLSAVALVAYLIATASVLLRIFHPAGPHFKTTFSAAIIGIVLHMLALTSLLFTGDGQNFSLLNVISLVCWLITVAITLIALRTPTILLLPVVYGFACLTQLATLIMPHGIQMQHFEQHISLLAHIFLAFIAYAVLIMAMLYSLQVSYISNKLKQKDFTAVSRHMPPLVYAEKLQFRLLLTGTILLGLALLTGALFMDNWLAKANLHKNVLSFIAFIIFALLCWGHARKGWRGRTANMLTISGSLLLTLAYFGSRFVREVLLDKL is encoded by the coding sequence ATGTCAACGGTATTACTTAGCGCAGTCGCTTTAGTTGCTTATTTAATAGCAACCGCCTCAGTATTGCTGCGTATTTTTCATCCGGCCGGGCCACACTTTAAAACCACTTTCTCTGCCGCTATTATTGGCATAGTGTTACATATGCTAGCGTTAACAAGCTTGTTATTTACCGGTGATGGTCAAAATTTTAGTTTGCTTAATGTTATTTCTTTAGTTTGCTGGTTAATTACCGTGGCGATAACCTTAATCGCATTGCGCACTCCAACCATATTATTACTTCCGGTAGTGTATGGCTTTGCCTGCTTAACCCAACTGGCTACCCTGATTATGCCTCACGGCATCCAAATGCAGCATTTTGAACAACATATCAGTTTATTAGCCCATATTTTTTTAGCCTTTATTGCCTATGCAGTGTTAATTATGGCCATGTTGTATTCATTACAAGTTAGCTATATCAGCAATAAATTAAAGCAAAAAGACTTCACTGCAGTTAGTCGACATATGCCACCTTTAGTTTATGCTGAAAAGTTACAATTTCGCTTATTGCTAACGGGGACAATTCTACTAGGCTTAGCGTTATTAACTGGCGCGTTATTTATGGATAATTGGTTAGCAAAAGCTAACTTACATAAAAACGTGTTAAGCTTTATAGCCTTTATAATCTTTGCCCTGTTATGTTGGGGCCATGCACGTAAAGGCTGGCGTGGTAGAACGGCTAATATGCTAACGATCAGTGGTAGTTTACTGCTAACATTAGCCTACTTCGGTAGTCGCTTTGTTCGCGAAGTGCTGTTGGATAAACTTTAA
- a CDS encoding HlyC/CorC family transporter — protein MDDITTSTLFIILGVLIFISAYFSGSETGMMSVNPYRLKHLSNENNKGAIRVSKLLKRPDRLIGLILIGNNLVNIAASAIATIIGMRLYGDAGIAIATIVLTLIILVFAEVTPKTIAALHPERIAFPSSALLQLLLKIFYPLVWLINCITNSILMLLRINPESHQGHSLSAQELRTVVHEAGALIPEQHQSMLVGVLDLENATVEDIMVPRNEVSGIDINDDWKDIERQLANIQYSRILLYRDNIDDALGFVHPRELMRLSIKEQLTKASLLRAVNDIYFIPEGTQLNTQLLKFQRTKERIGLVVDEYGDIQGLVTLADILEEVVGEFTTDIAEESNEDIMPQPDGSFLIDGSINIRDLNREMNLTLPTDGPKTLNGLILELLEEIPQGRLSIKLAGYPFELINVQDNMIKTVRFMPLLK, from the coding sequence TTGGACGACATAACAACGAGTACGTTATTTATTATTCTTGGCGTACTCATTTTCATCTCTGCTTATTTTTCAGGTTCAGAAACAGGCATGATGTCTGTAAATCCTTACCGTTTGAAGCATTTATCAAACGAAAACAATAAAGGCGCTATCCGTGTTAGCAAATTATTAAAGCGGCCTGATCGTTTAATCGGTTTAATTCTAATTGGTAATAACTTAGTTAATATCGCAGCCTCTGCCATTGCAACTATTATTGGTATGCGCTTATATGGCGATGCCGGTATTGCTATTGCCACTATAGTGCTGACCTTAATTATTTTAGTCTTTGCTGAAGTTACCCCTAAAACTATTGCGGCACTGCATCCAGAACGCATCGCTTTTCCAAGTTCTGCCCTATTACAATTGCTATTGAAAATATTTTACCCGTTAGTTTGGCTTATAAACTGTATTACAAATAGCATTTTAATGTTATTACGAATCAACCCAGAAAGTCATCAAGGCCATAGCTTAAGCGCCCAAGAATTACGAACAGTAGTGCATGAGGCCGGAGCGCTTATTCCTGAACAACACCAAAGCATGTTAGTGGGTGTACTAGACTTAGAAAACGCTACAGTTGAAGATATTATGGTCCCGCGCAATGAAGTGTCGGGTATTGATATTAATGATGACTGGAAGGATATAGAGCGCCAATTAGCCAATATCCAATACAGCCGCATTTTACTGTACCGAGATAATATTGATGATGCCTTAGGCTTTGTTCATCCGCGTGAATTAATGCGTTTATCCATTAAAGAGCAATTAACTAAAGCCTCATTACTGCGCGCGGTAAACGATATTTACTTTATTCCTGAAGGCACCCAGCTCAATACCCAGTTACTTAAATTTCAGCGTACCAAAGAGCGTATTGGTTTAGTGGTTGATGAATATGGCGATATTCAAGGTTTAGTGACGCTGGCAGATATTTTAGAAGAAGTGGTGGGCGAATTTACCACAGATATTGCCGAAGAAAGTAATGAAGATATTATGCCGCAACCTGACGGTTCGTTTTTAATTGATGGTAGTATTAATATCCGCGATTTAAACCGCGAGATGAATTTAACCCTACCTACGGATGGCCCAAAAACACTTAATGGTTTGATCTTAGAGCTGTTAGAAGAAATTCCGCAAGGTCGCTTAAGCATAAAGCTAGCAGGTTATCCATTTGAATTGATAAACGTGCAGGATAATATGATTAAGACTGTCCGCTTTATGCCACTTTTAAAATAA
- a CDS encoding pentapeptide repeat-containing protein yields MRNCYLRNCHFRNCYLRDCYLAY; encoded by the coding sequence TTGAGGAATTGCTATTTAAGGAATTGTCACTTTAGGAATTGCTATTTGAGGGATTGCTACTTGGCATACTAA
- a CDS encoding serine hydrolase domain-containing protein, which translates to MKLWFIGLLLSFVSVLVSTPVSAEDDLAKVISNFDQHFLAKLKESGVPGGAYAIVQGDKIIATAGFGVRQLGSVEAVDPFTVFRIASVSKTFAASLSTILAAEGKFGLDDKLIDYIPEFSFKSKHFNKQLTLTHLLSQSTGVMPNAYDNLIEADVPMARILPQFSKIDPLCNPGKCYGYQNVLFSLIEPVMLQTTGLTYAELIQQRLFTPLKLPTASVGMEGFFGSENRAMPHVRARKKWHPVKVAEDYYHFLPAAGVNASAVDLGYWLIAQLGHNPNVLSPQLLQQLTTPHIKTRRDLRRKQWRSHLTDANYALGWRLYQFGDDELVYHGGWVKGYRAEIAYSQQHQIGVAMLLNAESNVINELGPYFWQNMLTALHHNQPKHGVQQTAALDAVNTSVE; encoded by the coding sequence GTGAAACTTTGGTTTATCGGTTTGTTGTTAAGTTTTGTCTCTGTGTTGGTATCAACGCCGGTCTCGGCAGAAGATGATTTAGCAAAAGTGATCAGCAATTTTGATCAACATTTTTTAGCCAAGCTAAAAGAATCAGGTGTGCCAGGTGGCGCTTATGCCATTGTCCAAGGTGATAAAATTATTGCCACTGCCGGCTTTGGTGTGCGCCAATTAGGTTCAGTAGAAGCAGTTGATCCTTTTACGGTATTTCGTATTGCTTCAGTATCAAAAACCTTTGCTGCAAGCTTATCGACCATATTGGCGGCGGAAGGTAAATTTGGCTTAGATGATAAGTTAATTGATTATATTCCTGAGTTTTCCTTTAAATCTAAACACTTCAACAAACAGCTGACCTTAACCCATTTGTTATCACAAAGTACGGGAGTGATGCCAAATGCCTATGACAATTTAATTGAAGCCGATGTACCCATGGCGCGAATTTTACCCCAGTTTAGTAAAATTGATCCGCTGTGTAACCCAGGCAAATGTTACGGTTATCAAAACGTTTTATTTAGTTTAATTGAACCAGTTATGCTGCAAACTACCGGCTTAACTTATGCCGAGTTAATTCAGCAACGGCTGTTTACGCCTTTAAAGTTGCCAACAGCATCAGTAGGGATGGAAGGTTTTTTTGGCAGTGAAAACCGGGCTATGCCTCATGTTAGGGCGCGTAAAAAATGGCATCCAGTTAAAGTTGCAGAAGATTATTATCACTTTTTGCCTGCGGCAGGTGTTAATGCCAGCGCAGTCGATTTAGGCTATTGGTTAATAGCCCAATTAGGCCATAATCCCAATGTGTTATCGCCACAATTACTGCAACAATTAACCACGCCGCATATTAAAACCCGCCGTGATTTACGCCGCAAACAATGGCGAAGCCATCTTACTGATGCCAATTATGCATTGGGTTGGCGCCTGTATCAATTTGGTGATGATGAGTTGGTATATCATGGTGGCTGGGTTAAAGGTTATCGTGCTGAAATAGCCTACTCGCAACAACATCAGATAGGCGTAGCCATGTTATTAAACGCTGAATCGAATGTGATTAATGAGTTAGGGCCGTATTTTTGGCAGAATATGTTAACGGCATTGCATCATAATCAGCCAAAGCATGGCGTACAGCAAACAGCTGCGCTTGATGCGGTTAATACTAGCGTAGAGTGA